ACAAAACGGTCCTATATCGCACAATGATATAGGACCGTTTGTTTGTATCGATAAGAGTAAGCTTACAATATCATACACTTGCGCCTCCTGCCGTTTTTGAGAACAAGCGTATCATTATCGATAGCCAGGATAAACTTATGCTCCAGATCTTTTTGCCAGCATTTTAGCGTATCACCAACTTTGAAGATCCAGACATCCTTTTTTTGCAAACAAATAAATAGCAGAACTTTCCAACAATGAGCTGTCTATAGCGCTTACTACAATGTAATTCCCGCTCACCAATTCGTATATGCTGAAGCCAAACTTTCCGGTTGGCGTAAACACCAGGCTATCCTTATAGAACAACCTGTCTTTCGAATCGACTCTGACATTCAGTCGCGGAACAATTAATCCTCCACAATCCGTGCTATCACTATAAACGCCCTCAGCCTTAAACAAAGGCGTTAGCTGCGCCCGCAATTCACTGGCGCCAGACACGCAGATCAACAGAAAAAGTATGACTCTTAACATCGCTATTTATTATAAAGATTATCTGGCAGCCGTCCTTCGAAGTCCTGCTTAAGACGCTGATAAACCTTCCCACCGGGCTTGTTCCACACTACGAGCTCTCCTTTGTACTCCTCATCAACAAGTATACAGGTATAGGAACTATTTTGCCGGGCATTACCACGCCACATCCCGGCAAGCACTACCAGTCAACAAATGATTTGCTTCATATCGCTGTAAAGACTAAATATAATTAAAAAGACAGCTATTATAATACGCCTCCCCCAACCATTCGTCCCGGACATATATCCCCTTGCTATTCACCCCATAAACATGTCTTCTTAGTATAAATACTACAGCAAAACGGTAACTGACTACTTGTTAAAAGTTAACCTTTTTTGAAAAATAACCGTAACATGTAACATAACACGTCACAATTACACTAACTTTATGATAGCAAGCATTCACCACAAAGGCTTAAAACTATTCTGGACCAGGGGAGACGCGTCCAGGCTGGCGCCGGGGCAGGTCAAAAAAATCAGGAATATTCTTACCATGCTGGATAACGCAGTCATGATCGAAGATCTTAACTATCCTGGCTCCGGCCTGCATAGCTTGAAAGGAAATCTGGCGGATTATTGGGCGGTTTCAGTAACAGGGAACTGGCGGATTATCTTCCGGTTCATAGATGGTGATGCACATTTGGTTGATTATCTCGACTATCATTAAAGAAAGAGGCATATGCTCAAAAGAGGCTTACCGCCCGTTCACCCGGGTGAAATTTTAAAAGAAATGTATCTCGATCCATTAGAGATCAGTGTAACAGAGCTGGCCGATAACATCGGGGTGGCGCGGCGTACCGTATCGTTACTAATTAATCAGCATTCCGGCGTAAGTGCCGAAATGGCCCTGCGTCTTGCCAAAGCCTTCGGCACTACGCCCCAATTCTGGCTAAACATGCAACAAAGCCACGACCTCTGGAATGCAGAGAAGAGGGTTATTTTGAAAAGCATCAAACAGCTATCACATTAATAGCTTCACTGAGCTGGTCATACCACATTTATCAAGTATAGCCAGCACATCATTACGATTAAGAGGTGGTTTTCTTAGCCGGGCAATCATTTTTTCAAACGCGAGGCAAGCAACATCAAAATCTATAAGGATCAGATCCCTTGCAAAATAATCCGGGTGAGTAATCTGCAGGTTATAAGCAGCAACATATTTTGAAGGAAAATCTTTTGTATTTGCTGTAACGATATGTGTTGCTTCCGCTTTGATAGCTGCCGCCAGTACATGCCTGTCATC
The Filimonas effusa genome window above contains:
- a CDS encoding type II toxin-antitoxin system RelE/ParE family toxin; protein product: MIASIHHKGLKLFWTRGDASRLAPGQVKKIRNILTMLDNAVMIEDLNYPGSGLHSLKGNLADYWAVSVTGNWRIIFRFIDGDAHLVDYLDYH
- a CDS encoding HigA family addiction module antitoxin is translated as MLKRGLPPVHPGEILKEMYLDPLEISVTELADNIGVARRTVSLLINQHSGVSAEMALRLAKAFGTTPQFWLNMQQSHDLWNAEKRVILKSIKQLSH
- a CDS encoding PIN domain-containing protein translates to MKAIGTIAVLDANVLYPAPVRDLLLSLADARLFQPKWSKIIQKEWVNNLLKNRPDLVRENIVQTVQAMNIAFPDAEVTRFAEIISDLQLPDPDDRHVLAAAIKAEATHIVTANTKDFPSKYVAAYNLQITHPDYFARDLILIDFDVACLAFEKMIARLRKPPLNRNDVLAILDKCGMTSSVKLLM